The uncultured Cohaesibacter sp. genome window below encodes:
- the ugpC gene encoding sn-glycerol-3-phosphate ABC transporter ATP-binding protein UgpC, which produces MASIELKAVEKWFGELQVIKGVDLAIEEGEFIIFVGPSGCGKSTLLRTIAGLEECSRGEILIEGRNVTAEPPAARGLAMVFQSYALYPHMNVRDNMGFGLKTAGTPKAEIEEKVNEAARALKLESYLDRKPKELSGGQRQRVAIGRSIVRNPTAFMFDEPLSNLDAALRVEMRYELAKLHRELAATMIYVTHDQVEAMTLADRIVVLRDGIIEQVGSPRELYERPGNLFVAQFIGSPKMNIMPCRTAGDAYVLEGGRGGPQTQPGIASHVGVRPEAITIGQKGEGQCDGVIDIVEYLGSDTHLLVDCGGLGAIGVRLDGDATVKPGDEVGLIFNPGKLHFFDDAGLALPRSGPEAA; this is translated from the coding sequence ATGGCATCCATTGAACTCAAGGCCGTGGAGAAATGGTTTGGTGAGCTGCAAGTCATCAAAGGCGTTGATCTGGCGATCGAGGAGGGGGAGTTCATCATTTTTGTCGGGCCGTCGGGATGCGGGAAATCCACCCTGCTCAGGACCATCGCCGGGCTGGAGGAGTGCTCGCGCGGCGAAATCCTGATCGAGGGTAGGAATGTCACCGCCGAGCCGCCCGCCGCTCGTGGCCTTGCCATGGTGTTCCAGTCCTATGCGCTCTATCCGCACATGAATGTGCGCGACAACATGGGCTTCGGCCTCAAGACGGCAGGGACGCCCAAGGCGGAAATAGAGGAAAAGGTCAACGAGGCGGCAAGGGCCCTGAAGCTTGAGTCCTATCTCGATCGCAAGCCCAAGGAATTGTCCGGCGGGCAGCGGCAGCGCGTGGCCATCGGTCGCTCCATTGTGCGCAATCCCACCGCCTTCATGTTCGACGAGCCGCTTTCCAACCTTGATGCAGCGCTGCGGGTGGAAATGCGCTATGAGCTGGCCAAGCTGCACAGGGAGCTGGCCGCGACCATGATCTATGTGACGCACGACCAGGTGGAAGCCATGACACTGGCCGACCGGATCGTTGTTTTGAGGGATGGCATCATCGAGCAGGTGGGCTCGCCGCGCGAACTCTATGAGCGGCCGGGCAATCTGTTTGTTGCCCAGTTCATCGGCTCGCCGAAGATGAATATCATGCCCTGTCGCACAGCAGGGGACGCCTATGTTCTGGAAGGCGGCCGGGGTGGTCCGCAGACCCAGCCAGGCATTGCCAGCCACGTCGGCGTGCGGCCGGAAGCGATCACCATCGGGCAAAAGGGGGAAGGTCAGTGTGACGGGGTCATTGATATCGTTGAATATCTCGGCTCGGATACGCATCTGCTGGTCGACTGTGGCGGCTTGGGTGCCATCGGTGTTCGGCTGGATGGCGATGCAACCGTCAAACCCGGCGATGAAGTGGGACTGATCTTCAATCCCGGCAAGCTGCATTTCTTTGATGACGCCGGGCTGGCTCTGCCCAGAAGTGGCCCAGAAGCTGCCTAG
- a CDS encoding carbohydrate ABC transporter permease, with product MKQGYLLASVVGILWSLTIIVCLTIVMAFSTGLPVRPVWFASALQGAAIGLVALYLPSRILGLLISFALVLGISLLQPFGIALGQNSLAQGIGVLILGLGLYFPLRAMVHGLPVGRLTRHQFEEGIVRFLTGFGYVFFTAIVIVPFYVMLMTSVKGQQALLLNPLDFSIEWEKGWGLFRSYKELFLEHHFGSYLTTSFLVSVATVLVTLLFSVPGAYAVARLRFKGQAVMSRSILLIYMVPMIVLALPIYVGFSMFGLRNSLFGLLLIYPVTTIPVALYMLQGYFRGLPGEIEEAGLMDGLSRLGVIWKITLPLSLPALASVSLYVFMIAWNEFLLAFMLLDDPSKFTLTRGVTMLNSSEVPRQHLMAGAVIATLPILVLFLGLERFMTKGLTAGSVKG from the coding sequence ATGAAACAGGGATATCTGCTCGCGAGCGTGGTGGGCATCCTCTGGAGCCTTACCATCATTGTCTGCCTAACCATCGTGATGGCCTTTTCCACCGGTCTGCCGGTACGTCCGGTCTGGTTTGCATCTGCCCTGCAAGGGGCTGCGATCGGGCTTGTGGCCCTTTATCTGCCAAGCCGGATCCTCGGACTTCTGATCAGCTTCGCGCTGGTGCTCGGCATCAGCCTGTTGCAGCCGTTCGGCATTGCGCTTGGGCAAAACAGCCTTGCGCAGGGGATCGGCGTGCTGATCCTTGGTCTCGGGCTCTATTTCCCGCTGCGTGCCATGGTGCATGGTTTGCCGGTTGGCAGGCTCACGCGGCATCAGTTCGAGGAAGGCATTGTTCGGTTTCTGACCGGTTTTGGCTATGTCTTCTTCACCGCCATTGTCATCGTGCCATTCTATGTGATGCTGATGACCTCGGTGAAGGGGCAGCAGGCGCTGCTGCTTAATCCGCTCGACTTCTCGATCGAATGGGAAAAAGGCTGGGGGCTGTTCCGCTCCTACAAGGAGTTGTTCCTTGAGCACCACTTCGGGTCCTATTTGACGACCTCTTTCCTCGTGTCGGTGGCGACAGTGCTGGTGACGCTGCTGTTCAGCGTGCCCGGGGCCTATGCAGTGGCGCGGTTGCGCTTCAAGGGGCAGGCGGTGATGTCGCGCTCGATCCTGCTCATCTACATGGTGCCGATGATCGTTCTGGCTCTGCCGATCTATGTGGGCTTCTCGATGTTCGGGCTCAGAAACTCGCTGTTCGGTCTGTTGCTGATCTATCCGGTGACGACGATCCCGGTGGCGCTCTACATGTTGCAGGGTTATTTCCGCGGCCTGCCTGGCGAGATCGAGGAGGCCGGTCTGATGGATGGCCTTTCGCGGCTCGGGGTGATCTGGAAGATCACATTGCCGTTATCACTGCCCGCTCTGGCATCGGTTTCGCTTTATGTATTCATGATTGCCTGGAACGAGTTCCTGCTCGCTTTCATGCTGCTGGACGATCCGAGCAAATTCACGCTGACGCGTGGCGTGACCATGCTCAATTCCTCCGAGGTGCCCCGACAGCACCTGATGGCCGGGGCGGTGATTGCCACGCTGCCGATCCTGGTGCTGTTCCTTGGACTTGAGCGTTTCATGACCAAAGGCCTGACCGCAGGCTCTGTTAAAGGATAA